From the genome of Streptomyces sp. V2I9:
GCCAGGAACGCGACACGTTCATTGGCCTGTTCCGCAGTGATGGAGCCGCGCTTCACATCTCCGAATGCCACAGCCCGCGCATACTCCGGCGTCTGCAACAGTCCAGGGATCAAACCGACGTCAAACAGCCTGATCTCCACCGCCCGGCCCTCGTACCCCACGTACTCCGGGAAGCCTTCCAGCAGGTTGCCGTGCTTCATCTCCTGCCACTGACGCTCGAACGAGTGCTCCGAGCCGATGAGATCAAATAGCCGGTCGGCCTTCCTCGCGAAGGGCAGAGTCGCCGATTTGCGGCCAGTTTCGATCGCCGAGATGTGCCTGCCCGAGCAGCCGAGCAGGTCGGCCAGCTGATCCTGGATCCAGCCACGCTCCAGACGCATCCTGCGCAAACGGGCGCCGAAGGCCGCCTGCAGGCTCGCTTCGGGGTTGAGTTGCTTGATGTTTGCCAACGTGCCCTCCCAGATCCCCACGTTGAAGACGTCCCGACCCTAGGTCACTCTGAATCGCCCCGGTAGCCAAACGGCTACGGAGAGGAGCGATCGATGGACGGCGAGAACGTACGCCCGATTACCCCCACACCCTCCGACACCCCCGCCCCGGCCCTGGCCCCGGCCCCGGACCCGGTCCCCGCCCTCGGAACCCTCGTGGTCGACACCAGCCGCGCCGACCGCGTGGGGGAGTTCCGTGGCGTCGCCGGCCCCTACTGGTCGTTGCGGCCCGTCGGTGGCGGTGTCGAGTGGGAGGTCGCGCCCCGCCATGTGCGGCCCGCCGTCCTGATGGAGCAGCTCCGCGCCCGTACCGCCCGGCTCAACGCCCGTAGCCGGGGCGAAGTCCTGTGACACCCCACCGCCCGGTTGCGGGGCCGGGCATCCCGCCACTCGACCAGGAGTTGAACGACGTGCTCCAGTGCACCGCCGTGACAGCCCTCCCGCCCGAGGACCTGCTGCGCCTCCTAGCCTCCGACACGGACGGCCCCGCCGAACCGGAGCCGTACGTGCTGTGCGAGCTCGGC
Proteins encoded in this window:
- a CDS encoding helix-turn-helix transcriptional regulator, translating into MANIKQLNPEASLQAAFGARLRRMRLERGWIQDQLADLLGCSGRHISAIETGRKSATLPFARKADRLFDLIGSEHSFERQWQEMKHGNLLEGFPEYVGYEGRAVEIRLFDVGLIPGLLQTPEYARAVAFGDVKRGSITAEQANERVAFLAERQAALIRPRPPMVFVVMDESCLHQAVGGPDVMDAQLQRLIEMSARPNWIIQVAPFSLGARRAFYLPVNLLTMADRSIVAYAESQTQGSVERETSFVVPMLTAYHQFQSEALSKAASVAKISRLRKGTQ